One part of the Bacillus sp. FJAT-27916 genome encodes these proteins:
- a CDS encoding endo-1,4-beta-xylanase: MSKGLRMKLFSGAAAVLLLSSGLSSASAGPATKPISAMKAPVELDERYKDSFDIGAAVEPHMLNGKDGQILKRHFNTLVAENVMKPINIQPEEGKFTFKDADKIVKFAKKNKMELRFHTLIWHSQVPDWFFLDKEGNKMVEETDPKQREKNKKLLLKRLETHVKTVVKRYKNDITSWDVVNEVIDEYAGNDKGLRESPWYQITGTDYIKVAFETADKYAKKDAKLFINDYNTEVEPKRTYLYNLVSELVEEGVPIDGVGHQAHIQIGWPTLTEIEDSINLFAGLGLDNQITELDVSLYGWPPRPAYPTYDAIPASEFERQAVRYDQLFELYERLDDKISSVTFWGVADNHTWLNDRAEEYNNGVGVDAPFVFDNEYNVKPSYWAIIDR; this comes from the coding sequence ATGTCTAAAGGATTACGTATGAAGCTTTTCTCTGGTGCGGCTGCAGTCTTATTATTATCCAGTGGTCTGTCCAGTGCTTCTGCAGGGCCGGCAACGAAACCAATTAGTGCGATGAAAGCCCCTGTTGAGCTTGATGAAAGGTATAAGGATTCATTTGATATAGGGGCAGCCGTTGAGCCGCATATGCTCAATGGGAAGGATGGCCAAATTCTTAAACGCCATTTTAATACTCTGGTTGCTGAGAATGTGATGAAGCCGATTAATATCCAGCCTGAGGAAGGCAAGTTTACCTTCAAGGATGCGGATAAGATTGTCAAATTTGCGAAAAAGAATAAAATGGAGCTCAGATTCCACACGTTGATCTGGCATAGTCAGGTGCCAGATTGGTTCTTCCTTGATAAAGAAGGCAACAAAATGGTGGAAGAGACCGATCCGAAGCAAAGAGAAAAGAATAAGAAGCTCTTATTGAAGCGATTGGAGACGCATGTCAAGACAGTTGTGAAGCGTTATAAGAATGATATTACCTCATGGGATGTCGTGAATGAGGTGATTGACGAGTATGCTGGGAATGATAAGGGGCTCCGGGAATCTCCTTGGTATCAAATCACCGGTACGGATTATATTAAAGTAGCCTTTGAAACAGCCGACAAATACGCCAAAAAAGATGCCAAGCTCTTCATTAATGATTACAACACGGAGGTAGAGCCAAAGAGAACGTATCTTTACAATCTAGTGAGTGAACTGGTTGAAGAAGGTGTACCGATTGATGGAGTCGGGCATCAGGCCCATATCCAAATTGGGTGGCCAACCTTAACGGAGATTGAGGATTCCATTAATCTATTCGCTGGTTTAGGACTTGATAATCAGATTACAGAGTTAGATGTCAGTCTATATGGCTGGCCGCCAAGACCGGCATACCCGACCTATGATGCCATTCCAGCCAGTGAGTTTGAGCGCCAGGCTGTTCGTTATGATCAACTGTTCGAGTTGTACGAGAGACTGGATGATAAAATCAGCAGTGTTACCTTCTGGGGTGTCGCTGACAACCATACATGGCTCAATGACCGTGCAGAAGAATATAATAACGGCGTAGGGGTTGATGCGCCATTTGTATTTGATAATGAATACAATGTAAAGCCTTCTTATTGGGCGATAATTGACAGATAG
- a CDS encoding VOC family protein encodes MRKSFIEQVHYIRIPVKDLERSAKWYRDVLGLQLLNHSEERAILKVNEGPFLLILVPTEDETFAHFTIDHEQEFSIGFTSPELSKFHQHLMDNQVKVEDIQEDHGHTFFHFYDPNGNKLQVHW; translated from the coding sequence ATGCGTAAATCATTTATTGAACAAGTACATTATATTAGAATTCCTGTAAAAGATTTAGAACGGTCAGCCAAATGGTATCGAGATGTATTAGGGCTCCAGTTACTAAACCATTCTGAGGAAAGAGCCATCTTAAAAGTAAATGAGGGACCATTCTTGCTTATCTTAGTTCCTACCGAAGATGAAACATTTGCCCATTTTACCATTGATCATGAACAAGAATTTAGCATTGGCTTTACAAGTCCAGAACTATCAAAGTTTCATCAACACTTAATGGATAATCAGGTTAAGGTGGAGGATATACAAGAAGATCATGGTCATACTTTTTTCCACTTTTATGACCCCAATGGCAATAAACTTCAAGTCCACTGGTAA
- a CDS encoding MurR/RpiR family transcriptional regulator — translation MAYQDIFSLIHSRYASFTNTEKKVADYILANTKDVLYMSITDLADACHVGESSVFRFCKSINLKGYQEFKIVLAHSVSLEDETPQLSSQITMQDTIPELSSKILSTNINALTETYNLIDEQDIAKAAEHMIKADRIHFFGVGSSLVTAMEAKSKFMRITNKTECSMDSHLQVMSASLLTEKDVAILISYSGSTKDTIEIAKVAKERGATVISITRFAKSHLTSYSDITLLCGANEGPLQGGSLTAKISQLYLLDLLYFAYFKGTNKESIYNKELTAKAVVEKML, via the coding sequence ATGGCTTATCAAGATATTTTTTCTCTAATCCACTCAAGATACGCTTCTTTCACAAACACCGAAAAAAAAGTAGCCGACTACATTCTAGCAAACACGAAAGACGTCCTATATATGTCGATAACCGATCTGGCAGACGCCTGTCATGTTGGCGAGTCAAGTGTGTTTCGATTTTGTAAATCGATTAATCTCAAAGGGTATCAGGAATTTAAGATCGTATTGGCCCATAGTGTCTCTTTAGAGGATGAAACGCCTCAGCTATCAAGTCAGATTACGATGCAGGATACCATTCCAGAACTGTCATCCAAGATCCTGTCGACCAATATCAATGCACTGACCGAGACCTACAATCTTATCGATGAACAGGATATCGCAAAAGCAGCTGAGCACATGATTAAGGCAGATCGGATTCATTTTTTTGGCGTAGGATCATCATTAGTGACGGCGATGGAAGCAAAAAGCAAGTTTATGAGAATAACAAATAAAACAGAATGCTCGATGGATTCTCATCTTCAGGTTATGTCCGCTTCCCTATTGACGGAAAAGGATGTCGCGATCCTGATTTCCTATTCCGGTTCAACAAAGGACACGATTGAGATTGCAAAGGTCGCCAAAGAAAGAGGTGCGACTGTCATCTCCATCACGAGATTTGCTAAATCTCATCTCACGAGTTATTCGGACATCACCTTATTATGCGGTGCCAATGAAGGACCGCTGCAGGGCGGGAGCCTGACCGCTAAGATATCGCAGCTCTATCTATTAGACCTTCTATACTTCGCCTATTTCAAGGGAACAAATAAGGAATCGATCTACAATAAGGAGCTTACAGCGAAAGCAGTCGTTGAGAAAATGCTGTAG
- a CDS encoding ROK family protein, which translates to MNILGADIGGTSIKIGISDEHGHLTSFGEYPSESKKGGKHLVERLIQYITENPGFEAIGISTAGQVNVTDGSILYANDNIPQYTGTKLKAILEHEFHVPVLVENDANAAAIGEGAFGAGKPYDDFLCLTYGTGIGGAIVLNSQIHRGYNGIAAEFGHMITHPLGYPCNCGRRGCYETYASTTALIRKAADIDHEFTNGRIIFEAISQGDSRLEKVLDEWVTEVAYGLTSLIHVFNPPAIIIGGGIMEQDMLAAMVDRKVRELIMESYADVQILKARLGNKAGVLGAVSLHSK; encoded by the coding sequence ATGAATATATTAGGAGCAGATATTGGCGGTACATCGATTAAGATTGGGATTTCGGATGAGCATGGTCATCTTACATCTTTTGGCGAGTACCCCTCTGAGAGCAAAAAGGGCGGCAAGCATTTAGTCGAGAGGTTGATTCAATACATAACAGAAAATCCTGGATTTGAGGCGATTGGAATCAGTACGGCTGGTCAGGTCAATGTAACGGACGGATCAATCCTTTATGCCAATGATAATATCCCTCAATATACGGGAACCAAATTAAAGGCGATCCTAGAGCATGAATTTCATGTGCCGGTTTTAGTCGAGAATGACGCCAATGCGGCAGCAATCGGCGAGGGAGCATTTGGAGCGGGGAAGCCTTATGATGATTTTCTCTGCTTAACCTATGGCACAGGGATTGGGGGAGCGATTGTATTGAACTCCCAAATTCATAGAGGGTATAATGGCATTGCGGCAGAATTTGGTCATATGATTACCCATCCATTGGGTTATCCATGTAATTGCGGCCGGCGTGGCTGTTATGAAACGTATGCCTCTACCACTGCATTAATTCGAAAAGCTGCCGATATAGATCATGAATTCACCAATGGCCGAATCATTTTTGAGGCGATTAGCCAAGGAGACAGCAGGCTTGAGAAAGTGCTGGATGAGTGGGTAACGGAGGTGGCGTATGGTCTCACCTCTTTAATCCATGTATTTAATCCGCCAGCCATCATCATAGGCGGTGGAATCATGGAGCAAGACATGCTGGCAGCAATGGTAGACCGTAAAGTCAGGGAGCTGATCATGGAAAGCTATGCGGATGTTCAAATCTTGAAAGCAAGACTTGGCAATAAGGCTGGCGTCCTAGGAGCGGTATCCCTGCATAGTAAATAG
- a CDS encoding N-acetylmannosamine-6-phosphate 2-epimerase — MNSQNKILNQLEGTLIVSCQALPEEPLHSPFIMGRMARAAMLGGAQGIRANSIEDIGEIKKNVDLPIIGIIKKVYEGSDVFITPTIEEVDALYHEKVEIIALDATKRVRPDGKTISQVFPLYRKKYRDQLFMADCSTIEEAEEACRLGFDCLGTTLSGYTDYSNHHDLPDLELIKQMVERFDIPVIAEGGIWTPEELKSVFDLGVHCAVVGTAITRPMEITKKFLQAIEG, encoded by the coding sequence ATGAACAGCCAGAATAAGATATTGAACCAACTGGAAGGAACGTTGATCGTTTCGTGTCAAGCGCTTCCTGAGGAGCCGCTCCATAGCCCGTTCATTATGGGGAGAATGGCGCGTGCCGCAATGCTTGGCGGAGCACAAGGAATTAGAGCGAATAGTATTGAGGATATAGGAGAGATAAAGAAAAATGTCGACCTGCCCATCATTGGCATCATCAAGAAGGTTTATGAAGGGTCAGATGTCTTTATCACGCCAACGATAGAGGAAGTGGATGCCCTTTACCATGAAAAGGTCGAAATCATCGCCCTTGATGCAACCAAAAGGGTAAGACCGGACGGGAAGACAATCAGTCAGGTGTTCCCTCTCTACCGTAAGAAATATCGCGACCAATTGTTTATGGCGGACTGTTCAACAATCGAGGAAGCAGAGGAAGCCTGTCGATTAGGCTTTGATTGTTTAGGGACGACATTAAGTGGCTATACGGACTACTCAAATCACCATGATTTGCCTGACCTTGAGCTGATTAAACAAATGGTGGAACGCTTTGATATTCCCGTAATCGCCGAGGGTGGGATTTGGACTCCTGAAGAACTGAAAAGTGTCTTTGATCTTGGCGTCCATTGTGCTGTTGTTGGAACGGCCATCACAAGGCCGATGGAAATCACGAAAAAGTTTCTTCAGGCAATCGAGGGATGA
- a CDS encoding carbohydrate ABC transporter permease: MFGKKNRNKKKKEKIDIIINGFVVFFALLNLFPLYWLITSSFKNSADVVKMPPDWFPKTISFANYVDVFNNQPAFRWAYNSIYVSLVSTIALVIVSSLAAYAFSKLNFKGKNIIFIIFISSLMVPKEVMIVPLFRIIQDFGMVNTLNGMIWPNVATAFGVFMLKGFFDSIPDSLRESAKMDGASEFTIFYKIMLPMVKPGIGALFILNFVQVWNDYLWQLVVGQNEHSKTLMVGIATLMQDLNPNFAYKMAGATVAAVPMLIIFMMFQRYFTKGISIGAVKE; encoded by the coding sequence TTGTTTGGAAAGAAGAATAGAAACAAAAAGAAAAAAGAGAAAATCGATATCATCATAAATGGATTCGTCGTTTTCTTTGCCCTTCTCAATTTATTTCCGCTATATTGGCTGATCACGAGCTCCTTCAAGAACAGTGCTGATGTGGTGAAAATGCCGCCGGATTGGTTCCCAAAAACGATATCCTTTGCGAACTATGTGGATGTCTTCAATAATCAGCCTGCCTTTAGATGGGCCTATAACAGTATTTATGTCTCCCTCGTTTCGACCATTGCCTTAGTGATTGTCAGCAGCCTGGCTGCTTATGCCTTTTCAAAGCTGAATTTTAAAGGGAAGAATATTATTTTTATCATCTTCATCTCTAGCCTGATGGTACCAAAGGAAGTCATGATCGTTCCTTTATTCCGGATTATCCAGGATTTCGGAATGGTCAACACGCTAAATGGCATGATCTGGCCGAATGTGGCCACGGCGTTTGGGGTATTCATGCTTAAAGGCTTCTTCGACTCCATTCCTGATTCCTTGCGTGAATCAGCCAAAATGGATGGGGCGAGTGAATTTACGATTTTTTATAAAATCATGCTTCCGATGGTGAAGCCTGGGATTGGGGCATTATTTATTCTGAATTTTGTCCAAGTATGGAATGATTACCTCTGGCAGCTAGTCGTAGGCCAAAATGAACATTCGAAGACGTTAATGGTCGGTATTGCTACCTTGATGCAGGATTTAAATCCGAACTTTGCCTATAAGATGGCTGGTGCCACAGTAGCTGCTGTTCCTATGCTGATCATCTTTATGATGTTCCAACGATACTTTACAAAAGGGATATCCATTGGGGCAGTCAAGGAATAA
- a CDS encoding carbohydrate ABC transporter permease, giving the protein MQITKSLKENITGYLFIAPQLLLFLVFIVYPIMEGIRLSLFRINYQQETFVGFENYQRLFADPVFMKSTVNTVIFVICIVALTVVFALFVASAIFDKNAKYVSFIRGSYYIPVMVSMVVMSMVWSFLLNPANGLIPYAARELEIVSVNFLGDKSLVLPVIIFITFATNIGQAIILYVASMIGVPKDVFEAAEIDGANRMTIIFKILIPLVKPTTIYIIIMNIIAVLKIFVVIQLLTGGGPNNASTTLMYYLYNNAFKYNQLGIASAVGVIMFLITLVLSIPQLRMMFKKDKG; this is encoded by the coding sequence ATGCAGATTACGAAATCATTGAAGGAAAACATAACGGGGTATCTTTTTATTGCGCCGCAGCTTTTACTCTTTCTAGTCTTTATCGTCTATCCGATCATGGAAGGAATCCGGCTAAGCTTATTCCGGATTAATTACCAGCAGGAGACATTCGTCGGTTTTGAAAACTATCAGCGATTATTCGCCGACCCTGTCTTTATGAAATCAACCGTCAATACGGTCATCTTTGTCATCTGTATTGTCGCGTTAACCGTTGTCTTTGCCCTCTTTGTGGCTTCCGCTATCTTTGATAAGAATGCCAAATATGTCTCCTTCATTCGGGGCAGTTATTACATACCTGTTATGGTGTCTATGGTCGTCATGAGTATGGTTTGGAGCTTTTTGCTTAATCCTGCTAACGGCCTCATCCCATATGCGGCAAGAGAATTAGAAATAGTCTCGGTTAATTTCCTCGGAGATAAAAGCCTCGTGCTGCCCGTGATTATCTTTATCACCTTTGCAACGAACATAGGTCAAGCCATTATCCTTTATGTCGCTTCCATGATTGGGGTTCCAAAGGATGTTTTTGAAGCGGCTGAAATCGATGGCGCTAACCGGATGACCATCATCTTTAAAATCCTGATTCCGCTTGTTAAGCCCACAACTATCTACATAATCATTATGAATATCATCGCCGTATTAAAGATCTTTGTCGTCATTCAGCTCTTAACCGGCGGTGGACCGAACAATGCATCAACCACTCTTATGTACTACTTATACAATAATGCATTCAAATATAATCAGCTCGGCATCGCTTCAGCTGTGGGGGTCATCATGTTCTTGATTACCTTGGTCCTATCCATTCCGCAGTTAAGAATGATGTTTAAGAAAGATAAGGGGTGA
- a CDS encoding ABC transporter substrate-binding protein has translation MFKKRYLTVLTAMLLLLVIVTGCSNDSKESNGKESDQVEISVWLTPQWKGVMDGSEDGADYDSFFKYAAEKFSKQYKEHDVKVNVEVIAGDQRDELLNVNLNGGTPPDVFFESVFAMGDYAHRGALVPLNDVIDDEAKKDIPESYWESVTFGDDIYFYPFSHMPGTLAYNADMFKAAGLDEYIAEENEIGTWTLKDYEKILKGLKDNLPKDKYPNAYPMGLYALNNQGDTWNLAYLRMFGNSFFDKDGHITLDAADGVKAAEWLKKVYESGYTNPGAESVSSNDANAMFQNQQLAISFTNSVLATNAKADMESGKTQKFDMRLANIPSESGDPLTFTYVTGAAVFNTNDETRMKVSKDFVQFVSSDPELVKASKNGIPVRDSVIEEFKNDNPLFAAYNDNAQYMFNFTGNVPGYSQLRQVLYPELQALFTGDKTPKQVVKDYQEKGNQIIEESKANSVIYQK, from the coding sequence ATGTTTAAAAAGCGTTATCTGACTGTATTAACGGCTATGCTGCTCTTGCTGGTGATTGTCACGGGTTGTTCCAATGATTCAAAAGAGTCAAATGGGAAAGAATCAGATCAGGTGGAAATTTCTGTTTGGCTGACTCCTCAATGGAAGGGTGTCATGGATGGTTCAGAGGATGGGGCAGATTATGACAGCTTCTTCAAATATGCTGCCGAGAAATTTTCCAAGCAGTATAAGGAGCATGATGTAAAGGTTAATGTCGAAGTGATTGCAGGAGATCAAAGGGATGAGCTCCTCAATGTCAATCTAAATGGGGGAACACCTCCTGATGTGTTCTTTGAAAGCGTTTTTGCGATGGGGGATTATGCCCACAGGGGAGCTTTAGTGCCATTAAACGATGTGATTGATGATGAAGCGAAGAAGGATATCCCGGAAAGCTACTGGGAAAGCGTCACCTTTGGCGATGATATTTATTTCTATCCATTCTCCCATATGCCTGGTACATTAGCGTACAACGCGGATATGTTTAAGGCGGCAGGACTCGACGAATATATTGCCGAAGAGAATGAAATCGGCACTTGGACATTGAAGGATTATGAAAAGATCCTCAAAGGCTTAAAGGATAATCTGCCAAAAGACAAGTATCCAAACGCTTATCCAATGGGGCTTTATGCACTGAATAATCAAGGTGATACATGGAACTTAGCTTACTTACGAATGTTTGGCAATTCATTCTTCGATAAGGACGGCCATATCACCCTTGATGCCGCGGATGGAGTGAAGGCAGCTGAATGGCTGAAGAAGGTTTATGAGAGCGGGTATACAAACCCTGGAGCTGAATCGGTTTCGTCCAATGATGCGAATGCGATGTTCCAGAATCAACAGCTGGCGATCAGCTTCACGAATTCCGTCTTGGCTACCAATGCTAAAGCAGATATGGAAAGCGGAAAAACACAGAAATTTGATATGAGACTAGCGAACATTCCATCTGAAAGTGGAGATCCGCTTACCTTTACTTATGTAACTGGAGCGGCTGTGTTTAATACAAATGATGAAACACGCATGAAGGTCAGCAAGGATTTCGTTCAATTTGTTTCCTCTGATCCAGAGCTTGTTAAGGCTTCCAAAAATGGAATACCGGTACGGGATTCCGTTATCGAAGAGTTCAAGAATGATAATCCGCTCTTCGCCGCTTACAATGACAATGCCCAGTATATGTTTAACTTTACCGGGAATGTCCCTGGATACAGTCAATTGAGACAGGTCCTCTATCCAGAGCTTCAGGCCCTTTTCACTGGTGATAAGACACCGAAGCAAGTCGTGAAGGATTATCAGGAAAAAGGAAACCAAATCATCGAGGAATCAAAAGCGAACTCGGTCATCTATCAGAAATAA
- a CDS encoding GDSL-type esterase/lipase family protein, with protein MQNRAEKKRIVCFGDSNTWGFDASTGGRFPEGIRWTTLLQEHLGEEYQIVEEGLPGRTAVLDDPLLEGMNASAYLQPCLMSHSPLELVIIMLGTNDAKERFGLTSFNIAQGIAKLSLKAKQLLSGHNGLNSPVLVVVPPPIGPEYAKTPIGKSMGKDCDDKTEHLANHLTELLQESGIELLDSKGKVPMNRIDYMHLDEEGHELLAKLVFNKVKTILGDG; from the coding sequence ATGCAAAACAGGGCTGAGAAGAAACGAATCGTTTGCTTTGGAGATTCAAACACCTGGGGATTTGACGCAAGCACGGGTGGAAGATTTCCTGAAGGGATACGTTGGACAACACTTTTGCAGGAGCATCTTGGTGAGGAGTATCAAATAGTAGAGGAAGGTCTTCCGGGTAGAACAGCCGTATTAGATGACCCCTTATTGGAAGGCATGAATGCAAGTGCGTATCTGCAGCCTTGTTTAATGAGCCATTCACCGCTTGAACTTGTCATTATCATGCTTGGGACGAATGATGCCAAAGAGCGCTTTGGTCTTACATCCTTTAATATCGCACAAGGAATCGCCAAGCTTTCCCTTAAGGCTAAGCAGCTCTTGTCAGGACACAACGGACTGAATTCACCTGTGTTAGTCGTTGTGCCGCCGCCGATTGGACCGGAATATGCAAAGACACCAATCGGTAAATCGATGGGGAAAGACTGTGATGATAAAACGGAGCATTTAGCCAATCATTTGACGGAGCTTTTACAGGAATCTGGTATTGAGCTTCTTGATTCGAAGGGCAAGGTTCCTATGAACCGGATTGATTATATGCATCTCGATGAGGAAGGCCACGAGCTTTTAGCAAAGCTTGTCTTCAATAAAGTAAAGACCATTTTAGGAGATGGATAG
- a CDS encoding dihydrodipicolinate synthase family protein encodes MGLDKFKGIFPAFYACYDDLGEVSEERTKDLCGYLLEKEVNGLYVGGSSGECIYQSLEERKATLRYVAESLQGKLTLMAHVGAPSTRDSVRLAKYAEELGYDALSAIPPIYFKLPESSIYAYWTDIMEASTLPFVIYNIPQTTGYSLSMNLFTKLLENDKVIGLKNSSMPVMDIERFKAAAGEDFIVFNGPDEQFVSGRLIGADSGIGGTYAVMPELLLAAEEFVSTGNFAEARRIQKDINDIIIALCSLNGSMYSAIKEVLKLNGVNIGSVRAPLEPVSGEDLEKIVDIKNLIDQSIQTYAKQG; translated from the coding sequence ATGGGATTGGACAAATTTAAAGGGATTTTTCCGGCTTTTTATGCTTGTTACGATGACTTAGGAGAGGTGTCGGAGGAGCGAACGAAGGATTTATGTGGGTACCTTTTGGAAAAAGAGGTTAACGGACTTTATGTCGGCGGGAGCTCTGGTGAATGTATCTATCAGAGCCTGGAAGAAAGAAAGGCAACATTAAGATATGTTGCGGAAAGCTTGCAAGGGAAACTGACGTTAATGGCTCATGTTGGTGCACCGTCCACGAGAGACAGCGTCCGTTTGGCTAAGTATGCCGAGGAATTAGGGTATGATGCGCTATCCGCGATTCCTCCGATTTATTTCAAGCTTCCTGAAAGCTCGATTTACGCTTATTGGACGGATATTATGGAGGCTTCTACGCTGCCGTTCGTTATTTATAATATCCCGCAGACAACCGGATACAGCTTGTCTATGAATCTCTTTACGAAATTGCTTGAGAACGATAAGGTAATCGGGCTGAAGAATTCGTCTATGCCAGTCATGGATATTGAAAGGTTTAAAGCGGCGGCAGGGGAGGACTTCATTGTGTTCAATGGCCCTGATGAGCAGTTTGTATCTGGCCGGCTAATTGGGGCAGACAGTGGTATTGGCGGTACTTATGCGGTGATGCCGGAGCTTTTGCTGGCAGCTGAAGAGTTTGTCTCAACAGGAAATTTTGCTGAGGCGAGACGGATTCAAAAGGATATCAATGATATTATTATCGCGCTTTGCTCCTTGAATGGATCCATGTATTCCGCCATCAAGGAAGTATTGAAGCTTAATGGGGTCAACATAGGAAGTGTGCGGGCGCCATTAGAGCCAGTGAGCGGAGAGGATCTAGAGAAAATAGTCGACATAAAAAATCTAATCGATCAATCCATTCAAACGTATGCAAAACAGGGCTGA
- a CDS encoding DUF2716 domain-containing protein has protein sequence MNNWIELSDSESDLVWDMVYGKFKFKPSRSNFPSFKVPKPFITYDISSYFCWSGDVEEIKWLYRNLEEKSLLAFQELINENEYVYALDWQHSCYWVNPFLVFPRDEFNEWLVPIFPNGDYYFFLQREFNWGLLGHPWEKSITVFGHELIQALEKHKPRMFHTILRIK, from the coding sequence TTGAATAATTGGATTGAACTTTCAGATTCAGAATCTGACCTAGTATGGGATATGGTATATGGAAAGTTTAAGTTTAAACCTAGTAGAAGTAATTTCCCTTCATTTAAAGTGCCAAAGCCTTTTATTACATATGATATTTCCAGTTATTTTTGTTGGTCAGGAGACGTAGAGGAGATAAAATGGCTTTATCGTAATCTTGAAGAGAAATCTTTATTAGCTTTTCAGGAATTAATAAATGAAAATGAGTATGTTTATGCTTTAGATTGGCAACATTCTTGCTATTGGGTTAATCCCTTTTTAGTGTTTCCAAGAGATGAATTTAATGAGTGGCTAGTTCCTATTTTCCCTAATGGAGATTATTATTTCTTTTTACAAAGAGAATTTAATTGGGGATTATTAGGTCACCCTTGGGAGAAGTCCATTACTGTTTTTGGTCATGAGTTAATACAAGCATTAGAAAAACATAAACCTAGAATGTTTCATACCATTTTACGAATAAAGTAA
- a CDS encoding DUF4261 domain-containing protein, which translates to MEEVQIIIGVPGKWKNRTELIQAVASNGDGYLMAGYIIHNTKKDVCFEVEVYEHDPHLTEAFSYAGSFEDGLLDEIEHHTLTVYVIANINGFEDLKELVDVGASLLKSGGLAVKVETAGIAHTKDEWFQLLENKDYLSIYSHFVTLIGDEESYFSCGMKAFELPDVMTSSSISPEEAADLLNNFNLYNIIEQPSFKEGETFSLEQNSPLYKIAFINECRYEKEDVFFNPFGFIHLFQA; encoded by the coding sequence ATGGAAGAAGTCCAAATCATTATTGGGGTTCCTGGAAAGTGGAAAAATAGAACAGAGTTAATACAGGCAGTTGCATCTAACGGCGATGGGTATTTAATGGCTGGTTACATTATTCATAACACAAAAAAAGACGTATGTTTTGAAGTAGAAGTTTATGAACACGACCCACATTTAACGGAAGCATTCTCATATGCAGGTTCCTTTGAAGATGGCCTTTTAGATGAAATCGAACATCATACCCTTACCGTCTATGTAATAGCCAATATAAATGGGTTTGAAGATCTTAAGGAACTGGTAGATGTCGGAGCATCTTTATTAAAGTCTGGTGGTTTAGCAGTAAAAGTTGAAACAGCCGGAATTGCCCATACCAAAGATGAATGGTTTCAGCTTTTAGAAAACAAAGATTATCTCTCGATCTATTCTCACTTTGTAACTCTTATTGGGGATGAGGAAAGTTATTTTTCGTGTGGAATGAAAGCTTTTGAATTACCTGATGTCATGACTTCTTCCTCAATATCACCGGAAGAAGCAGCAGACCTTCTTAATAACTTTAATCTTTATAACATTATTGAACAACCATCTTTTAAGGAAGGTGAAACATTTAGTTTAGAGCAAAATTCACCTTTATACAAAATTGCTTTCATCAATGAATGTAGATATGAGAAAGAGGATGTTTTCTTTAATCCATTTGGGTTCATTCATTTATTTCAGGCATAA
- a CDS encoding DUF3953 domain-containing protein, with product MLKILGSILAVSVIALSGYGVISQNFKFMSHLMLLLGALMLVSGLIELQEDRKRSIGYMFIVVSLFIFTVSIMDLL from the coding sequence ATGCTAAAAATATTGGGATCTATCTTAGCGGTTAGTGTTATTGCATTATCAGGATATGGTGTGATTAGCCAAAACTTTAAGTTTATGTCCCATTTAATGCTGCTTCTAGGTGCACTTATGTTGGTATCTGGATTAATTGAACTACAAGAAGACAGGAAGAGAAGTATTGGATATATGTTTATTGTAGTTTCCTTATTTATTTTCACCGTTTCTATAATGGATCTCTTATAG